A genomic segment from Oncorhynchus keta strain PuntledgeMale-10-30-2019 chromosome 7, Oket_V2, whole genome shotgun sequence encodes:
- the asb1 gene encoding ankyrin repeat and SOCS box protein 1: MADGGGFELGDVVDPPIAPNIICPLVTVSDLPSPTAAGRNLKEWLQEQFNKKPEEQSEDALLHNAAYVGDLDTLRNLLQEDSFRERINEKSVWCCGWLPCTPLRIAATAGQGACVAYLIGQGATVDLVDVKGQTALYVAVVNGHLDCVTILLEAGADPNGSRHHRSTPVYHAARVGRVDILQELIRFHADVDVDHQLGARPPFGAARTLTTLVVCPLYISAAYRHLHCFSLLLAAGAQPDYNYNGPVSREALAKGLASCLLDAVLRHGCEAAFVRLLLDHGAEPSLVPWEQPHQGGATAGGRERVDPEALQLYLEARRCPHRLTYQCRISIRKVMGKHRLKHIPSLPLPDPIQNFLLHQN, encoded by the exons ATGGCGGACGGCGGAGGCTTCGAGTTGGGTGATGTTGTCGACCCACCCATTGCGCCGAATATCATCTGTCCCCTTGTCACCGTTTCTGACCTACCCAGCCCGACAGCTGCAG GCCGTAACCTGAAGGAATGGCTGCAGGAGCAGTTTAATAAAAAGCCTGAAGAGCAGAGTGAGGACGCGCTGCTCCACAACGCTGCTTACGTAGGAGACCTGGATACTCTAAGGAACCTGCTGCAGGAGGACAGCTTCAGAGA GCGGATCAACGAGAAGTCTGTATGGTGCTGTGGTTGGCTGCCCTGCACCCCTCTGCGCATCGCTGCCACAGCCGGTCAAGGGGCCTGTGTGGCCTACCTGATAGGCCAGGGGGCCACGGTGGACCTAGTGGATGTGAAGGGTCAGACGGCACTCTACGTGGCGGTGGTCAACGGACACCTGGACTGTGTGACCATCCTCCTGGAAGCTGGAGCTGACCCCAACGGCAGCCGCCACCACCGCAGCACTCCCGTCTATCACGCTGCACGGGTAGGCAGGGTGGACATACTCCAAGAGCTCATCAG GTTCCATGCCGACGTGGATGTGGACCACCAGCTGGGCGCCAGGCCCCCGTTTGGTGCGGCCCGCACCCTCACCACACTGGTGGTGTGCCCGCTCTACATCAGCGCCGCCTACCGCCACCTCCACTGCTTCAGCCTGCTCCTGGCGGCCGGCGCCCAGCCGGACTACAACTACAACGGACCAGTGAGCCGCGAAGCGCTAGCAAAGGGTTTGGCCTCCTGCCTGCTGGATGCGGTGCTGAGACACGGCTGTGAGGCGGCGTTCGTCAGACTGCTGCTAGACCACGGTGCCGAGCCCAGCCTGGTACCCTGGGAGCAGCCCCACCAAGGGGGAGCGACCGCCGGGGGCCGAGAGAGGGTTGACCCCGAAGCCCTGCAGCTCTACTTGGAGGCCAGGA GATGTCCTCATAGGCTGACCTACCAATGTCGGATCAGTATTAGGAAAGTGATGGGGAAGCATCGGCTAAAACACATCCCTTCTCTACCGCTCCCGGACCCCATTCAGAACTTCCTGCTTCACCAGAACTGA